Proteins from one Paraburkholderia sp. BL10I2N1 genomic window:
- the cbbX gene encoding CbbX protein, with translation MSVDASLDLPLHERADVPEREEGERASTGSRVDLVGLFRESGIGDVLAELDRDLVGLAPVKTRLREIAAHLLVERARETLGIASGAPTLHMCFSGNPGTGKTTVALRMAEVLHRLGYIRRNHLVSVTRDDLVGQYIGHTAPKTRDVLKRAMGGVLFIDEAYYLYRPENERDYGQEAIEILLQTMENQRGDLVVILAGYESRMETFFQSNPGFRSRIAHHITFPDYDAAELLTIAERMLATMHYRLDGESRQAFADYLDRRIRQPNFANARSVRNALDRARLRQANRLFADAIGGAGAADAATLTLLSATDIRASRVFDDTPPPGPT, from the coding sequence ATGTCCGTCGATGCTTCACTCGACCTGCCGCTGCACGAGCGGGCGGACGTGCCGGAAAGAGAGGAAGGAGAACGTGCGTCCACCGGGTCGCGTGTCGATCTTGTCGGCCTCTTCCGCGAGTCGGGCATTGGCGATGTGCTGGCCGAGCTCGACCGCGATCTGGTTGGCCTCGCGCCCGTGAAAACGCGCCTCCGCGAAATCGCCGCTCATCTGCTCGTCGAGCGGGCGCGCGAGACGCTCGGCATCGCGAGCGGCGCGCCGACGTTGCATATGTGTTTTTCCGGCAATCCCGGCACCGGCAAGACGACCGTCGCGCTGCGCATGGCGGAGGTGCTGCACAGGCTTGGCTATATCCGCCGCAATCATCTGGTATCGGTGACGCGCGACGACCTCGTCGGCCAGTACATTGGCCACACGGCGCCAAAGACGCGCGACGTCCTCAAGCGGGCCATGGGCGGCGTGCTCTTCATCGACGAGGCGTACTACCTGTATCGCCCCGAGAACGAGCGCGATTACGGTCAGGAAGCCATTGAAATCCTGCTGCAGACGATGGAGAACCAGCGCGGCGATCTCGTCGTGATTCTGGCGGGCTACGAATCGCGCATGGAGACCTTCTTTCAGAGCAACCCAGGCTTTCGTTCGCGGATCGCGCATCACATTACGTTTCCCGACTACGATGCCGCAGAGTTGCTGACGATCGCCGAACGCATGCTGGCGACGATGCATTACCGCCTTGATGGCGAGTCGCGTCAGGCATTCGCCGATTATCTCGACCGCCGTATCCGTCAGCCGAACTTCGCGAATGCGCGCTCGGTGCGCAACGCGCTCGACCGCGCCCGCCTGCGCCAGGCGAACCGCCTGTTCGCCGACGCGATAGGAGGCGCTGGCGCCGCCGATGCCGCGACGCTGACCCTGCTGTCCGCCACCGATATCCGCGCGAGCCGCGTGTTCGACGACACACCGCCGCCCGGGCCGACTTGA
- the fba gene encoding class II fructose-bisphosphate aldolase (catalyzes the reversible aldol condensation of dihydroxyacetonephosphate and glyceraldehyde 3-phosphate in the Calvin cycle, glycolysis, and/or gluconeogenesis) — protein MAFIALRQLLDHAAEHGYGVPAFNVNNMEQIQAIMQAAESTRSPVILQASAGARKYAGEPYLRHLVLAALEAHPDLPVVLHQDHGASPSVCQQAIRSGFTSVMMDGSLLPDQKTPAAYEYNVDVSRRVVEAAHAVGVSVEGELGCLGSLETGQAGEEDGVGAAGKLSRDDLLTDPEQAHAFVEATGVDALAITIGTSHGAYKFSRQPTGDILAIDRIVEIHRRLPQTHLVMHGSSSVPQEWLATIREYGGEIPATWGVPVEEIQRGIANGVRKVNIDTDIRLAMTGAMRRALASSRTEFDPRHALKAATAAARDLCIERFEAFGCAGQADTIKPLSLDAMARRYH, from the coding sequence ATGGCTTTCATCGCATTGCGTCAGTTGCTGGACCACGCGGCGGAGCATGGCTATGGCGTGCCCGCGTTCAACGTCAACAACATGGAGCAGATCCAGGCGATCATGCAGGCCGCCGAGTCTACCCGCAGCCCGGTGATCCTGCAGGCCTCGGCGGGCGCGCGCAAATATGCGGGCGAGCCGTATCTGCGTCATCTCGTGCTGGCGGCACTTGAGGCGCATCCCGATCTGCCGGTCGTGCTGCATCAGGATCATGGCGCGAGCCCGTCGGTGTGCCAGCAGGCGATCCGCTCCGGGTTCACGTCGGTGATGATGGACGGTTCGCTGCTGCCCGACCAGAAAACCCCCGCGGCCTACGAGTACAACGTCGACGTGAGCCGTCGTGTGGTCGAGGCGGCGCATGCAGTCGGCGTTTCGGTGGAAGGCGAGCTTGGCTGCCTCGGCTCGCTCGAAACCGGCCAGGCGGGCGAAGAGGACGGCGTCGGTGCAGCAGGCAAACTGTCGCGCGACGATCTGCTGACCGACCCCGAGCAGGCCCATGCGTTTGTCGAAGCGACCGGCGTCGACGCGCTCGCGATTACCATCGGCACGTCGCACGGCGCGTACAAGTTCAGCCGCCAGCCGACCGGCGACATCCTCGCCATCGACCGCATCGTCGAGATACACCGCCGGCTGCCTCAGACGCATCTGGTGATGCACGGCTCGTCGTCGGTGCCGCAGGAATGGCTCGCGACGATACGCGAGTACGGCGGCGAGATTCCCGCCACGTGGGGTGTGCCGGTGGAGGAGATCCAGCGTGGCATCGCCAACGGCGTGCGCAAGGTCAATATCGACACCGACATCCGCCTCGCGATGACCGGCGCAATGCGACGCGCGCTGGCGTCCTCGCGCACGGAATTCGATCCGCGCCATGCGTTGAAGGCGGCCACGGCGGCGGCGCGCGATCTCTGCATCGAGCGCTTCGAGGCGTTCGGCTGTGCCGGCCAGGCCGATACGATCAAGCCGCTGTCGCTCGACGCGATGGCGCGCCGCTATCACTGA
- a CDS encoding form I ribulose bisphosphate carboxylase large subunit: MNDFTRAAVEPARNVADPRSRYAAGVMKYREMGYWQPDYAPKDTDVIALFRITPQPGVEPEEAAAAVAGESSTATWTVVWTDRLTACDMYRAKAYRVEPVPASNAAEPQFFAYIAYELDLFEEGSVANLTASIIGNVFGFKPLKALRLEDMRIPVAYLKTFQGPPTGIVVERERLDKYGRPLLGATVKPKLGLSGKNYGRVVYEGLKGGLDFLKDDENINSQAFMHWRDRFLFSMEAVNRAQAETGEVKGHYLNVTAGTMEDMYERAEFAKQLGSCIVMIDLVIGWTAIQSMSKWARRNDMILHLHRAGHGTYTRQRNHGISFRVIAKWLRMAGVDHAHAGTAVGKLEGDPLSVQGYYNVCRASHNEVDLSRGIFFEQPWAGLRKVMPVASGGIHAGQMHQLIDLFGDDAILQFGGGTIGHPAGIQAGAVANRVALETIVKARNEGRDIVNEGPDLLEAAGRHCTPLRQALDTWRDVTFNYASTDTPDFAATPTAA, encoded by the coding sequence ATGAACGACTTCACCAGGGCCGCCGTCGAGCCGGCACGCAACGTAGCCGATCCGCGTTCCCGTTATGCGGCGGGCGTCATGAAGTATCGCGAAATGGGCTACTGGCAACCGGATTACGCGCCGAAGGATACTGACGTGATCGCGCTCTTTCGCATCACGCCGCAGCCCGGTGTCGAACCTGAAGAAGCCGCCGCGGCGGTTGCCGGCGAATCGTCCACGGCAACGTGGACCGTGGTCTGGACCGACCGGCTCACCGCATGCGACATGTACCGCGCGAAGGCTTATCGCGTCGAACCGGTGCCGGCATCGAACGCCGCCGAGCCGCAGTTCTTCGCCTACATCGCTTATGAACTCGATCTGTTCGAAGAAGGCTCGGTCGCGAACCTCACGGCGTCGATCATCGGCAATGTGTTCGGCTTCAAGCCGCTGAAAGCGCTGAGACTGGAAGACATGCGCATTCCGGTCGCCTATCTGAAGACTTTCCAGGGGCCGCCGACCGGCATCGTGGTCGAGCGCGAACGGCTCGACAAGTACGGGCGGCCGCTGCTCGGCGCGACGGTCAAGCCGAAACTCGGGCTGTCGGGAAAGAACTATGGAAGGGTGGTCTACGAAGGGCTGAAAGGCGGCCTCGACTTTCTGAAGGACGACGAGAACATCAATTCGCAGGCATTCATGCACTGGCGCGACCGCTTTCTGTTTTCGATGGAAGCGGTGAACCGGGCTCAGGCGGAAACCGGCGAAGTGAAGGGGCATTACCTCAACGTGACCGCCGGAACGATGGAGGACATGTACGAGCGGGCCGAATTTGCCAAACAGCTGGGCTCATGCATCGTGATGATCGATCTGGTGATCGGCTGGACCGCGATCCAGTCGATGTCGAAGTGGGCGCGCCGTAACGACATGATCCTGCATCTGCATCGCGCGGGACATGGCACCTATACGCGGCAACGCAATCACGGCATCTCGTTTCGCGTCATCGCGAAGTGGCTGCGCATGGCAGGCGTGGACCATGCGCATGCCGGCACCGCAGTCGGAAAACTCGAAGGCGATCCGCTTTCCGTGCAGGGCTACTACAACGTATGCCGCGCGTCGCATAACGAAGTGGACCTCTCGCGCGGCATCTTCTTCGAGCAGCCCTGGGCAGGATTGCGCAAGGTGATGCCGGTCGCGTCGGGCGGCATCCATGCCGGGCAGATGCATCAGCTGATCGATCTGTTCGGCGACGACGCGATCCTGCAGTTCGGCGGCGGCACGATCGGCCATCCCGCCGGTATTCAGGCGGGTGCGGTGGCCAATCGCGTGGCGCTCGAGACGATCGTGAAAGCGCGCAACGAGGGCCGCGACATCGTCAACGAGGGGCCTGACCTGCTGGAGGCCGCGGGTCGCCACTGCACGCCACTCAGGCAGGCGCTCGATACCTGGCGTGACGTGACGTTCAATTACGCCTCGACCGATACGCCGGACTTCGCTGCCACGCCTACCGCGGCCTGA
- the pqqA gene encoding pyrroloquinoline quinone precursor peptide PqqA, with product MQWTTPSYTDMRFGFEITMYIATR from the coding sequence ATGCAGTGGACGACACCGAGTTATACCGATATGCGTTTTGGTTTTGAAATCACGATGTATATCGCCACCCGTTAA
- a CDS encoding ribulose bisphosphate carboxylase small subunit: protein MRITQGTFSFLPELTDEEIGLQIDYALRQGWACSVEFTDDPHPRNTYWEMWGLPMFDLHDAAGVLQEVNACRRSYPEHYIKVNAFDSVRGFETMRLSFIVNRPAVEPGFRLERQEAEGRVQRYSMKSYASDRPAGERYATGS, encoded by the coding sequence ATGCGAATCACCCAGGGCACGTTTTCGTTTTTGCCGGAACTGACCGACGAGGAAATCGGCCTGCAGATCGACTACGCCTTGCGCCAGGGCTGGGCATGTTCGGTCGAGTTCACCGACGACCCGCATCCGCGCAATACGTACTGGGAGATGTGGGGCCTGCCGATGTTCGACCTGCACGACGCAGCGGGCGTGCTGCAGGAGGTCAATGCATGCCGCAGGTCATATCCGGAGCACTACATCAAGGTCAATGCATTCGATTCCGTGCGTGGCTTCGAGACGATGCGGCTCTCGTTCATCGTCAACCGGCCTGCTGTCGAACCGGGCTTCCGGCTCGAACGGCAGGAGGCAGAAGGGCGCGTGCAGCGTTACAGCATGAAGAGCTATGCCAGTGACCGGCCAGCGGGCGAGCGCTATGCGACCGGTAGTTGA
- a CDS encoding phosphoribulokinase → MSVKHPIIAVTGSSGAGTTTVMKSFTHIFRRERINAQIVEGDAFHRYDRVGMREALRQSERDGVLNFSHFGPEANLLQELESLFASYGEAGAGKFRRYIHDDAEAAAYKQEPGSFTPWLDIAAGTDLMFYEGLHGAAVTDNVDIAKHADLLIGVVPIINLEWIQKLHRDQTMRGYSHEAVVDTILRRMPDYVNYICPQFSRTHVNFQRVPTVDTSNPFTAREIPQPDESFVVIRFARPKGIDFPYLLTMLHDSFMSRPNVIVVPGGKMGLAMQLIFTPMILQLIDRRARA, encoded by the coding sequence ATGTCAGTCAAACATCCGATCATCGCGGTGACTGGTTCGAGCGGCGCCGGCACGACGACCGTCATGAAGAGCTTCACCCACATCTTCCGGCGCGAGCGCATCAACGCGCAGATCGTCGAGGGTGATGCGTTCCATCGTTACGACCGCGTGGGCATGCGCGAGGCGCTCAGGCAGAGCGAGCGCGACGGTGTGCTCAATTTCAGCCACTTCGGCCCGGAGGCGAACCTGCTGCAGGAACTGGAGTCTTTGTTCGCGAGCTACGGCGAAGCGGGTGCGGGCAAGTTTCGCCGCTACATTCACGACGACGCCGAGGCTGCCGCATACAAACAGGAGCCGGGCTCGTTCACGCCCTGGCTGGATATCGCCGCCGGCACCGACCTGATGTTCTACGAAGGTCTGCACGGCGCGGCGGTTACCGACAACGTCGATATCGCAAAGCACGCGGACCTGCTGATCGGCGTGGTGCCGATCATCAATCTCGAATGGATCCAGAAGCTGCATCGCGACCAGACTATGCGCGGCTATTCGCATGAGGCGGTCGTCGACACGATCCTGCGGCGCATGCCGGATTACGTGAACTACATCTGCCCGCAGTTCTCGCGCACGCACGTGAATTTCCAGCGCGTGCCGACCGTGGATACGTCGAATCCGTTTACCGCCCGCGAAATTCCGCAGCCGGACGAGAGCTTCGTGGTGATCCGCTTTGCGCGGCCGAAGGGCATCGATTTTCCCTACCTGCTGACGATGCTGCACGACTCGTTCATGTCGCGGCCGAATGTGATCGTCGTGCCGGGCGGGAAGATGGGTCTCGCGATGCAGCTCATCTTCACGCCGATGATCCTGCAACTGATCGACCGCCGCGCGCGGGCGTGA
- a CDS encoding hydantoinase/oxoprolinase family protein, giving the protein MTASLPATAVCPPLDSSTAGPVFGWDVGGAHVKVSMADASGSLLDVAQWACPLWQGLEHLERAIDLVFVRWPDARAASARHAITMTGEMVDLFADRAEGVSTLTRALSQRLGPRTFFFAGAQGWLAPSACADGWRAVASANWLATAEWVASRVPDALLVDIGSTTTDIIPVVSGRVAASGRNDADRLVSGELVYQGVVRTPLCGVAQRIRFRDQTANVMNEWFAATADVYRLTGELWPPHDQHASADNGPKTEAASRVRLARMIGRDAAEASDAEWLDFAQRWRHEQLATIATNLARVRAAHPALSSAPLVGAGCGRFLVPALAQQDGRSYIDFAALAGVGQAGDESREWIATCAPSVAVALLAVAGARPDAQRVAAPDRQAR; this is encoded by the coding sequence GTCGATGGCGGATGCTTCGGGTTCACTGCTCGACGTCGCTCAATGGGCCTGTCCGTTGTGGCAGGGTCTGGAGCATCTGGAACGGGCGATCGACCTCGTGTTCGTCCGCTGGCCGGATGCGCGTGCCGCCTCGGCACGGCACGCGATCACGATGACCGGCGAGATGGTCGATCTGTTCGCCGATCGCGCCGAGGGTGTAAGCACGCTCACGCGTGCGCTTTCACAGCGGCTCGGCCCGCGCACGTTTTTCTTCGCCGGCGCACAGGGGTGGCTCGCGCCGTCGGCGTGCGCCGATGGCTGGCGTGCCGTGGCTTCCGCGAACTGGCTTGCCACGGCCGAATGGGTGGCTAGCCGCGTCCCCGATGCGTTGCTGGTCGATATCGGCAGCACCACCACCGACATCATTCCGGTCGTCTCCGGCCGGGTGGCCGCGAGCGGACGCAACGACGCCGACCGGCTTGTCAGTGGCGAACTCGTCTACCAGGGTGTCGTGCGCACGCCGCTGTGTGGCGTGGCGCAGCGCATCCGTTTCCGCGACCAGACAGCGAACGTGATGAACGAATGGTTCGCGGCGACAGCGGACGTCTATCGCCTCACGGGCGAACTGTGGCCGCCGCACGACCAGCATGCCAGCGCCGATAACGGACCGAAGACCGAGGCCGCGAGCCGCGTGCGGCTCGCACGGATGATCGGCCGCGACGCCGCTGAGGCGAGCGACGCGGAATGGCTGGATTTCGCGCAGCGCTGGCGTCACGAGCAGTTGGCGACCATCGCGACGAATCTCGCACGGGTGCGCGCTGCGCATCCGGCACTATCGAGCGCGCCGCTGGTCGGCGCAGGATGCGGGCGCTTTCTCGTGCCGGCGCTGGCGCAGCAGGACGGCCGCAGCTATATCGATTTTGCGGCGCTCGCCGGCGTTGGGCAGGCGGGCGACGAATCTCGTGAATGGATCGCGACCTGCGCGCCGAGCGTGGCGGTCGCCTTGCTGGCCGTGGCGGGCGCACGGCCCGACGCGCAGCGGGTTGCTGCGCCGGATCGACAAGCCCGGTAG
- a CDS encoding aspartate kinase, whose amino-acid sequence MWVVKIGGSLSHDPLLREWLTQLWELGGGRVVIVPGGGDFADKVRQYQSEWRFDDLAAHNMCLLAMTQYAILMQGVLPELMLAANEDRIRRALREGRVAVWVPTGLMRDTPDSMTNWDTTSDSLAAWLSTTLNAERLMVVKSCPVDAGAPLETLAETGVLDSGFVNYVSEANYVVELFNKGDVGLMRDRLLHVPVA is encoded by the coding sequence ATGTGGGTGGTGAAAATCGGCGGAAGCCTCAGTCACGACCCATTGCTGCGCGAATGGCTGACGCAGCTTTGGGAACTGGGCGGGGGACGGGTCGTGATCGTCCCGGGGGGCGGCGATTTTGCGGACAAGGTCCGGCAGTACCAGAGCGAATGGCGCTTCGACGACCTCGCGGCTCACAACATGTGTCTGCTGGCGATGACGCAGTACGCGATCCTGATGCAGGGCGTGCTGCCCGAACTGATGCTGGCGGCGAACGAGGATCGCATCCGCCGTGCGTTGCGTGAGGGTCGGGTGGCCGTTTGGGTGCCGACCGGCCTGATGCGCGACACACCCGACAGCATGACCAACTGGGACACGACCTCGGACAGCCTCGCCGCGTGGCTGTCGACGACGCTCAATGCCGAGCGTCTGATGGTCGTGAAGTCGTGTCCGGTGGACGCGGGTGCGCCGCTCGAAACGCTGGCGGAGACGGGCGTGCTCGATTCAGGATTCGTGAACTACGTGAGCGAGGCGAACTATGTGGTCGAACTCTTCAACAAGGGCGACGTGGGCCTGATGCGAGACAGGCTGCTGCATGTGCCTGTTGCGTAA
- a CDS encoding (5-formylfuran-3-yl)methyl phosphate synthase, which produces MTALLASVRSHDEAFDAAQAGAEIIDLKEPDEGALGGMPADEIARIVLALRAHYPVKPISATIGDVPTEALDDIATRVIRVSDAGVDYVKVGVTPGPAARRCLAHLASLPATVVPVLLSDEGIDADLVDYAAGLGFAGMVFDTASKNGRTLFDCVDMPTLAHCLGLIGAHGAMTGVAGSLGWAQLGQIHALAPDFAGFRAALCDEGRTARLNAKNVAQWAEALHHAPHEAQAT; this is translated from the coding sequence ATGACCGCACTGCTCGCGAGCGTCCGCTCGCACGATGAAGCGTTCGACGCCGCGCAGGCAGGGGCGGAAATCATCGACCTGAAGGAGCCTGACGAAGGCGCGCTCGGCGGCATGCCGGCCGACGAGATCGCGCGGATCGTCCTTGCGCTGCGGGCGCACTACCCGGTCAAGCCGATCAGCGCAACGATCGGCGACGTGCCGACCGAGGCGCTCGACGACATCGCCACGCGGGTGATCCGTGTGAGCGACGCGGGCGTCGATTACGTCAAGGTCGGCGTGACGCCGGGGCCGGCTGCGCGCCGCTGCCTCGCGCATCTGGCGAGCCTGCCGGCGACCGTGGTGCCGGTGCTGCTCAGCGACGAAGGGATCGATGCCGATCTGGTCGACTACGCCGCCGGGCTCGGCTTTGCCGGCATGGTGTTCGATACGGCGAGCAAGAACGGCCGCACGCTGTTCGATTGCGTCGACATGCCGACGCTCGCGCACTGCCTGGGTTTGATCGGCGCACACGGCGCGATGACGGGTGTCGCGGGGTCGCTGGGGTGGGCGCAACTTGGGCAGATCCATGCACTCGCGCCGGACTTCGCGGGCTTTCGCGCGGCGCTGTGCGACGAAGGACGCACTGCACGTCTCAACGCGAAAAACGTCGCGCAATGGGCGGAGGCGCTGCATCACGCGCCGCATGAAGCTCAAGCGACGTAA
- a CDS encoding DUF447 domain-containing protein: MIHETIVTTAARDGRPHIAPMGVRFEEERAILAPFRPSATLDNILATRAAVINFTTDVRVFAGCVTGFKWDWPTLPASRVFGVRLDGALAHTELELDEVRDTGERPVLRMKCVHREMHAPFAGFNRAQAAVVEGAILVSRLFMLPADKIDREIAYLQIAVDKTAGNDERVAWDWIMAAIARYRADATLSSQPSNPSQAA; encoded by the coding sequence ATGATTCACGAAACGATCGTTACGACTGCGGCGCGTGATGGCCGGCCCCATATTGCACCGATGGGCGTGCGCTTCGAAGAGGAGCGCGCCATCCTCGCCCCGTTTCGCCCCTCCGCCACGCTCGACAATATCCTGGCAACCCGTGCCGCCGTGATCAATTTCACGACTGACGTGCGCGTGTTTGCCGGCTGTGTCACGGGCTTCAAGTGGGACTGGCCCACGCTGCCCGCAAGCCGCGTCTTCGGTGTGAGACTCGACGGCGCGCTCGCGCACACGGAGCTGGAACTCGACGAGGTGCGCGACACCGGCGAGCGGCCCGTCCTGCGGATGAAATGCGTGCATCGGGAAATGCACGCGCCGTTTGCCGGCTTCAATCGCGCGCAGGCCGCCGTGGTCGAAGGCGCGATTCTCGTGAGCCGGCTCTTCATGCTGCCCGCCGACAAGATCGATCGCGAGATTGCGTACCTGCAGATCGCCGTCGACAAGACCGCTGGCAATGATGAACGTGTCGCATGGGACTGGATCATGGCGGCGATCGCGCGTTATCGCGCGGACGCCACGCTGTCGAGCCAGCCGTCGAATCCATCGCAAGCCGCCTGA
- a CDS encoding class 1 fructose-bisphosphatase: MQDGRTTLSKFLINTLDRKSSPIAASGLSALLIDVAASIKTISAALTRGALGGNYGSAETVNTHGEEQKKLDIATNDIFLQHCEWDGLLAGMVSEEMDEVYAIPDTWPRGEYLLAFDPLDGSSNIDINGVVGSIFSVLRVTGEPHDAGVSDAAFLRPGHEQVAAGYAIYGPSTMLVLSVGNGTHGFTLERDVGNFVLTHSDIRIPEDSCEFAINASNERFWEPPVRRYVQECKDGRSGCRTRDFNMRWIASMVAEVHRILMRGGVFMYPRDFKTPAMEGRLRLLYEASPMSFLVEQAGGLAITGRERILDVVPRALHQRVPVILGSKNEVARIGRYHSEYDRGADKPYTSPLFNERSLFLPEAPA; encoded by the coding sequence ATGCAGGACGGACGAACCACGCTTTCGAAGTTCCTCATCAACACGCTTGACCGCAAGTCTTCTCCGATCGCGGCAAGCGGGCTGTCGGCCTTGCTCATCGATGTCGCCGCGTCGATCAAGACGATCTCGGCGGCGCTCACCAGGGGGGCGCTCGGCGGCAACTACGGCTCGGCGGAGACTGTCAACACGCACGGCGAGGAACAGAAGAAGCTCGACATCGCCACCAACGACATCTTCCTGCAGCACTGCGAGTGGGACGGCTTGCTCGCGGGCATGGTGTCGGAGGAAATGGACGAAGTCTATGCGATTCCCGACACCTGGCCGCGCGGGGAATACCTGCTGGCGTTCGATCCGCTCGACGGCTCATCGAATATCGACATCAACGGTGTTGTCGGTTCGATCTTTTCGGTGCTGCGCGTGACGGGCGAGCCGCACGACGCCGGCGTGAGCGACGCGGCGTTTCTCAGGCCTGGCCACGAACAGGTGGCAGCCGGCTACGCGATCTACGGGCCGTCGACGATGCTCGTCCTGTCAGTGGGTAACGGCACGCACGGCTTCACGCTGGAGCGGGACGTCGGCAACTTCGTGCTGACGCATTCCGATATCCGCATTCCCGAGGACAGTTGCGAGTTCGCGATCAACGCGTCGAACGAACGCTTCTGGGAGCCGCCCGTGCGACGCTATGTGCAGGAATGCAAGGACGGCCGCAGCGGTTGCCGCACGCGCGATTTCAACATGCGCTGGATCGCATCGATGGTGGCGGAGGTGCATCGCATCCTGATGCGCGGCGGCGTCTTCATGTACCCGCGCGATTTCAAGACCCCGGCGATGGAAGGGCGCCTGCGGCTCCTCTACGAAGCGAGCCCGATGAGCTTTCTGGTCGAGCAGGCAGGCGGCCTCGCGATCACCGGACGCGAGCGGATCCTCGATGTGGTGCCGCGCGCGCTGCATCAGCGCGTGCCGGTCATTCTCGGGTCGAAGAACGAGGTGGCGCGCATCGGACGCTATCACAGCGAGTATGACCGTGGCGCGGACAAGCCGTACACGTCGCCGCTCTTCAACGAACGCTCGCTGTTCCTGCCGGAAGCGCCGGCCTGA